The Osmerus eperlanus chromosome 7, fOsmEpe2.1, whole genome shotgun sequence genome includes a region encoding these proteins:
- the lyplal1 gene encoding lysophospholipase-like protein 1 — protein sequence MSSVHKLQKCAVSPTGKHSASIMFLHGSGDTGLGLRDWVRGVSTPDFTFPHIKVIYPTAPARPYTPMRGALSHVWFDRHQISPECPEHLESVEAASASLSAVIQDEVRAGVPRQRMIIGGFSMGGAMALHLACRHHPDVAGVFALSSFLNKDSVVYQAVQERAGVGRCVPELLQCHGSADQLVLPRWGEDTSRLLQRAGLPSSFHSFPGLHHQLAPAEMELLRSWVLSKLPQD from the exons ATGTCTTCCGTGCACAAGTTGCAGAAGTGCGCTGTCTCTCCAACTGGAAAACATTCGGCATCAATAATGTTTCTACACGGCTCAG GAGAcacagggctggggctgagagaCTGGGTAAGGGGTGTGTCCACACCAGACTTCACCTTCCCTCACATCAAAGTCATCTACCCCACAGCCcccgccag accctacACACCCATGCGTGGGGCCTTGTCGCACGTGTGGTTCGACCGGCACCAGATCTCCCCAGAGTGTCCGGAGCACCTGGAGTCTGTGGAAGCTGCGAGCGCCTCCCTGTCTGCCGTCATCCAGGACGAGGTCCGGGCAGGGGTGCCCCGGCAGCGCATGATCATTG GAGGGTTCTCCATGGGCGGGGCCATGGCCCTCCACCTGGCCTGTCGCCACCACCCTGACGTAGCGGGCGTCTTTGCGCTCTCCAGCTTCCTCAACAAGGACTCTGTTGTATACCAG GCGGTGCAGGAGCGTGCTGGGGTGGGCAGGTGTGTACCAGAGCTGCTCCAGTGCCACGGCTCAGCTGACCAGCTGGTCCTGCCCCGCTGGGGGGAGGACACATCCAGGCTGCTGCAGCGGGCtggcctcccttcctccttccactCCTTTCCCGGCCTCCACCACCAGCTGGCCCCTGCTGAGATGGAGCTGCTGCGCTCCTGGGTCCTCTCCAAGCTGCCCCAGGACTGA